The Aureimonas mangrovi genome includes a region encoding these proteins:
- the cyoB gene encoding cytochrome o ubiquinol oxidase subunit I: MNSTWSPLLGRLGWDALPYDPIVIATFVVVAIGGLGVVGAFTYYRLWGWLWRDWITTVDHKKIGIMYMILGLIMLLRGFADALMMRLQQAIAFNGSEGYLNAHHYDQLFSVHGVIMIFFVAMPLITGFMNYVVPLQIGARDVSFPFLNNFSFWMTAGGAVLVMMSLFVGEFAQTGWLAFPPLSGIENSPASGVDYYIWSLQVAGVGTTLSGVNLIATIIKMRAPGMTMMKMPIFTWTSLCTNILIVASFPILTAVLTLLALDRYVGTNFFTADFGGNSMMYVNLIWIWGHPEVYILILPAFGIFSEVASTFSNKRLFGYTSMVYATVVITILSYLVWLHHFFTMGSGASVNSFFGITTMIISIPTGAKIFNWLFTMYKGRIRFELPMMWLIAFMITFTIGGMTGVLLAVPPADFVLHNSLFLVAHFHNVIIGGVLFGIFAGINYWWPKAFGYKLNEFWGKISFWLWVIGFWVAFGPLYVLGLMGVTRRLRTFDDPSLQIWFVIAGIGALIIAAGIVAMAIQLAVSILSKNKEWDTTGDPWNGRTLEWATSSPPPDYNFAFTPVIHDNDAWADMKARGAQRPTTGFRDIHMPRNTWAGVVISGISVVLAFALIWYIWWLAVLSFVAMLGVIILHTFNYNRDYHIPAEVVTREEDRRTTLLAQAQGVR, from the coding sequence ATGAACTCGACCTGGTCCCCCCTCCTCGGCCGGCTCGGCTGGGACGCGCTTCCCTACGATCCGATCGTCATCGCCACCTTCGTCGTGGTCGCCATCGGCGGCCTCGGCGTCGTCGGCGCCTTCACCTACTACCGGCTCTGGGGCTGGCTGTGGCGCGACTGGATCACCACCGTCGATCACAAGAAGATCGGCATCATGTACATGATCCTCGGCCTGATCATGCTGTTGCGCGGCTTTGCCGACGCGCTGATGATGCGCCTGCAGCAGGCAATCGCCTTCAACGGTTCTGAGGGCTATCTCAACGCCCACCACTACGATCAGCTGTTCTCCGTGCACGGCGTGATCATGATCTTCTTCGTGGCGATGCCGCTGATCACGGGCTTCATGAACTACGTGGTGCCGCTGCAGATCGGCGCGCGCGACGTCTCCTTCCCGTTCCTGAACAACTTCTCCTTCTGGATGACGGCCGGCGGCGCTGTGCTCGTGATGATGAGCCTGTTCGTTGGCGAATTCGCGCAGACCGGATGGCTCGCCTTCCCGCCTTTGTCGGGCATCGAGAACTCGCCGGCCTCGGGCGTCGACTACTACATATGGTCTCTGCAGGTGGCGGGCGTGGGCACCACGCTATCGGGCGTCAACCTCATCGCGACCATCATCAAGATGCGCGCACCCGGCATGACCATGATGAAGATGCCGATCTTCACCTGGACGTCGCTGTGCACGAACATCCTGATCGTGGCGTCCTTCCCGATCCTGACGGCGGTGCTGACGCTGCTCGCGCTCGACCGTTACGTCGGCACCAACTTCTTCACCGCCGATTTCGGCGGCAACTCGATGATGTACGTCAACCTCATCTGGATCTGGGGTCATCCGGAGGTCTACATCCTCATCCTGCCGGCCTTCGGCATCTTCTCGGAGGTCGCCTCGACCTTCTCCAACAAGCGCCTGTTCGGCTACACCTCCATGGTCTACGCGACGGTGGTCATCACCATCCTGTCCTACCTCGTGTGGCTCCACCACTTCTTCACGATGGGCTCGGGCGCGAGCGTGAACTCGTTCTTCGGCATCACCACGATGATCATCTCGATCCCGACGGGGGCGAAGATCTTCAACTGGCTCTTCACCATGTACAAAGGGCGCATCCGCTTCGAGCTTCCGATGATGTGGCTGATCGCCTTCATGATCACCTTCACCATCGGCGGCATGACGGGCGTGCTCCTCGCGGTGCCGCCGGCCGACTTCGTGCTCCACAACTCGCTGTTCCTGGTGGCGCACTTCCACAACGTCATCATCGGCGGCGTGCTCTTCGGCATCTTCGCGGGCATCAACTACTGGTGGCCCAAGGCCTTTGGCTACAAGCTGAACGAATTCTGGGGCAAGATCTCCTTCTGGCTCTGGGTCATCGGCTTCTGGGTGGCTTTCGGCCCGCTCTATGTGCTTGGCCTCATGGGCGTGACGCGGCGCCTGCGCACCTTCGACGATCCCTCGCTCCAAATCTGGTTCGTGATCGCGGGCATTGGCGCCCTCATCATCGCCGCCGGCATCGTGGCGATGGCGATCCAGTTGGCCGTGTCGATCCTGTCGAAGAACAAGGAATGGGACACGACGGGCGACCCGTGGAACGGCCGGACGCTGGAATGGGCAACCTCCTCGCCGCCGCCGGATTACAACTTCGCCTTCACGCCTGTGATCCACGACAACGACGCCTGGGCCGACATGAAGGCGCGCGGTGCACAGCGCCCGACGACCGGGTTCCGCGACATCCATATGCCGCGCAACACCTGGGCGGGCGTGGTGATCTCGGGGATCAGCGTCGTCCTCGCCTTCGCGCTGATCTGGTACATCTGGTGGCTGGCGGTGCTGAGCTTCGTGGCGATGCTCGGCGTCATCATCCTGCACACCTTCAACTACAACCGCGACTATCATATCCCCGCCGAGGTCGTGACGCGTGAGGAGGACCGGCGCACGACGCTCCTCGCACAGGCGCAGGGGGTCCGCTGA
- the nagA gene encoding N-acetylglucosamine-6-phosphate deacetylase — translation MSDTTVFLGASIFDGDSRREHQVLVVTGGVVEAILPEGEVDPGWARVELDGGLIAPGFVDIQVNGGGGVLLNETPTVEGVRAICAAHARVGGSTALLPTIITDRPEITYAAIEAVAHAMAIGVPGCAGIHVEGPFLSQARKGAHEPAFIRPMGEEDLQRLVATDVRPLLLTVAPESVTNDQISRLSAAGIHVSLGHTDCDYDTAMAAFDAGASCVTHLFNAMSPLTHRAPGLVGAALDAPDVFCGFIADGHHVHPAALGAAIRAKRGRGRMLAVTDAMPTVGSEADSFVLNGRVTTRESGRLTLADGTLAGSDLSMVGALRYLMEEMGIDFVEALRMCSLYPAIYLGLRGRIGSFEPGARADIVHLNDDLGLSGVWIGGRAAR, via the coding sequence ATGAGCGATACGACCGTCTTTCTCGGGGCCTCGATCTTCGACGGCGATTCACGCCGCGAGCATCAGGTGCTCGTCGTCACGGGCGGCGTCGTCGAGGCGATTCTGCCGGAAGGCGAGGTTGATCCCGGCTGGGCGCGCGTCGAGCTCGACGGCGGGCTGATCGCGCCCGGATTCGTCGACATCCAGGTGAATGGCGGCGGCGGCGTCTTGTTGAACGAGACGCCCACCGTCGAGGGCGTTCGCGCGATCTGCGCCGCGCACGCACGCGTCGGCGGCTCCACCGCGCTCCTGCCCACCATCATCACCGATCGGCCCGAGATCACCTATGCGGCGATCGAGGCGGTCGCGCACGCAATGGCGATCGGCGTTCCGGGCTGCGCTGGCATCCATGTCGAGGGACCGTTCCTGTCACAGGCCCGAAAGGGCGCGCACGAGCCGGCCTTCATCCGTCCGATGGGCGAAGAAGACCTCCAGCGCCTCGTCGCAACCGATGTGCGCCCGCTGCTTCTGACCGTCGCGCCCGAGAGCGTGACGAACGACCAGATCTCGCGTCTTTCCGCCGCCGGCATCCACGTCTCGCTCGGCCACACCGACTGCGACTACGACACGGCGATGGCCGCATTCGACGCCGGCGCCTCCTGCGTCACGCATCTCTTCAACGCGATGAGCCCCCTCACCCACCGCGCGCCGGGTCTCGTCGGCGCAGCGCTCGACGCGCCGGACGTCTTCTGCGGCTTCATCGCCGACGGCCACCACGTCCATCCCGCGGCGCTCGGCGCCGCGATCCGCGCCAAGCGCGGGAGGGGACGGATGCTTGCCGTGACCGACGCCATGCCGACCGTCGGCTCCGAGGCCGACAGCTTCGTCCTCAACGGACGGGTGACGACGCGCGAGAGCGGCCGGCTGACGCTGGCGGACGGCACGCTCGCGGGCTCGGACCTGTCGATGGTCGGCGCGCTTCGCTATCTGATGGAGGAGATGGGGATCGATTTCGTCGAGGCGCTGCGCATGTGCTCGCTCTATCCGGCGATCTATCTCGGCCTGCGCGGGCGCATCGGCAGCTTCGAGCCCGGTGCGAGAGCCGATATCGTCCATCTCAACGACGACCTCGGGCTTTCGGGCGTGTGGATCGGTGGACGCGCCGCCCGCTGA
- the cyoD gene encoding cytochrome o ubiquinol oxidase subunit IV, giving the protein MSANAQTANAQIARGGHHAHDADHGHGHDSGHAHGTRKTYLIGFALSVVLTAIPFWLVMAEVISNPVTTTFLIMACGLAQILVHMIYFLHMNAKSEGGWTLMAAIFTIIVTLIALVGSLWVMYHLNTNMMPGHTMEATDTPEVP; this is encoded by the coding sequence ATGAGCGCCAACGCCCAGACCGCCAACGCCCAGATCGCCCGGGGCGGCCATCACGCCCACGACGCCGATCATGGCCACGGACACGATTCCGGCCATGCGCACGGCACGCGCAAGACCTATCTGATCGGCTTCGCGCTGTCGGTGGTGCTGACGGCGATCCCGTTCTGGCTCGTGATGGCGGAGGTAATCTCCAATCCCGTCACCACCACCTTCCTGATCATGGCGTGCGGCCTCGCCCAGATCCTCGTCCACATGATCTACTTCCTCCACATGAACGCCAAGTCCGAAGGCGGCTGGACGCTGATGGCGGCGATCTTCACCATCATCGTCACCCTCATCGCGCTCGTCGGGTCGCTGTGGGTCATGTACCATCTGAACACCAACATGATGCCCGGCCACACGATGGAAGCGACGGACACGCCGGAAGTGCCGTGA
- a CDS encoding ABC transporter substrate-binding protein, translating into MQHRILMASTGLAALAFALPAAAQTTLTIESWRSDDIATWQETIIPAFEAAHPDISINFSPTAPTEYNSALGAKLDAGTAGDLIACRPFDASLALFERGQLADLSDLEGMDNFSAVARTAWATDDGSQTFCVPMASVLHGFMYNETAFEELGITPPTTEEEFFAALDTIQEDGTYIPMAMGTLEQWEAATMGYQNIGPAYWRGEEGREALIAGTEKLTDPEWVRPFEALARWRDYLGDGFEAQSYADSQNLFTLGRAAIYPAGSWEIAIFESQADFPIKAFAPPVVEAGGTCYVSDHPDIGMGLNAASPNAEAARTFLAWVASPEFAALYANAAPGFFPLIDQPVELENELAREIVAWRESCEPTIRSTYQILSRGTPNLENETWTASANVVNGTETPQAAAERLQQGLDSWYTPGSAPNAADAAQ; encoded by the coding sequence ATGCAGCACCGCATCCTGATGGCCTCGACGGGCCTTGCCGCACTCGCCTTCGCCCTGCCGGCCGCCGCGCAGACGACGCTGACGATCGAGAGCTGGCGCTCGGACGACATCGCCACCTGGCAGGAGACGATCATCCCGGCCTTCGAGGCGGCCCATCCCGATATCAGCATCAATTTCTCGCCGACGGCGCCGACCGAGTACAATTCGGCGCTCGGCGCCAAGCTCGACGCGGGCACAGCGGGCGACCTCATCGCCTGCCGCCCCTTCGACGCCTCGCTCGCCCTGTTCGAGCGCGGCCAGCTCGCCGATCTCTCCGATCTAGAAGGGATGGACAATTTCTCGGCCGTCGCGCGCACCGCATGGGCGACTGACGACGGCTCGCAGACCTTCTGCGTGCCGATGGCCTCGGTGCTGCACGGCTTCATGTACAACGAAACGGCCTTCGAGGAGCTCGGCATCACGCCGCCAACCACCGAAGAGGAGTTCTTCGCCGCGCTCGACACCATCCAGGAGGACGGGACCTACATCCCGATGGCGATGGGCACGCTGGAGCAGTGGGAAGCGGCCACGATGGGCTATCAGAACATCGGCCCGGCCTACTGGCGCGGCGAGGAAGGGCGCGAGGCGCTGATCGCGGGCACCGAGAAGCTGACCGACCCGGAATGGGTGCGCCCCTTCGAGGCACTGGCGCGCTGGCGCGACTATCTGGGCGACGGCTTCGAGGCGCAGAGCTACGCCGACAGCCAGAACCTCTTCACGCTCGGCCGCGCGGCGATCTATCCCGCCGGCTCCTGGGAGATCGCGATCTTCGAGAGCCAAGCTGACTTCCCGATCAAGGCCTTCGCCCCGCCGGTCGTGGAGGCGGGCGGCACCTGCTACGTCTCCGACCATCCGGATATCGGCATGGGCCTGAACGCCGCCTCGCCGAACGCGGAGGCCGCGCGCACCTTCCTCGCATGGGTCGCGAGCCCCGAATTCGCGGCGCTCTACGCCAATGCCGCACCCGGCTTCTTTCCGCTGATCGACCAGCCGGTGGAACTGGAGAACGAACTGGCGCGCGAGATCGTGGCGTGGCGCGAGAGCTGCGAGCCGACCATCCGATCGACCTACCAGATCCTGTCGCGCGGCACGCCCAATCTGGAGAATGAGACCTGGACGGCCTCGGCGAATGTCGTGAACGGCACCGAGACGCCGCAGGCAGCTGCCGAGCGCCTGCAGCAGGGCCTCGACAGCTGGTACACGCCGGGCTCGGCGCCGAACGCGGCGGACGCGGCGCAGTAA
- a CDS encoding SIS domain-containing protein, whose protein sequence is MSEQSLMAREIAEIPAATERFLERSAPRAHEIGTRLATLDPRVLVTVARGSSDHAATYWKYAAEIATGRPVASIGPSIVSVYGARLDLAGQAALAISQSGRSPDIVALLDAARRGGAETIALVNAEDAPLSQGATWPLALHAGPERSVAATKSFVVAVVAALSILAGWTRDDALARALNDLPARFETALEQDWSAALETVAAARSLYTLGRGPGFAVAGEAALKLKETSVLHAEAFSGAEVLHGPVSLVGEGFPVLAFLAGDASRPGLVEICERVAASGGTLLAVGDAGRGLTLPYAPTGHPITEPLSMLVSFYAFVEQVSQARGQDPDKPRGLKKVTETL, encoded by the coding sequence ATGAGCGAACAGAGCCTGATGGCGCGAGAGATCGCTGAGATTCCGGCAGCGACCGAGCGCTTCCTGGAAAGATCGGCGCCGCGCGCACATGAGATCGGTACTCGCCTCGCCACGCTCGATCCGCGCGTCCTCGTCACGGTGGCGCGCGGCTCTTCCGACCACGCCGCGACCTACTGGAAATATGCCGCCGAGATCGCGACCGGCCGCCCGGTCGCCTCGATCGGACCGTCCATCGTCTCCGTCTACGGCGCGCGCCTCGATCTCGCCGGACAGGCCGCGCTGGCAATCTCCCAGTCGGGCCGCAGCCCGGACATCGTCGCGCTTCTCGATGCCGCGCGTCGGGGCGGCGCGGAGACGATCGCACTGGTCAACGCCGAAGACGCGCCGCTCTCGCAGGGCGCGACATGGCCGCTCGCGCTCCATGCGGGCCCCGAGCGCAGCGTCGCCGCCACCAAGAGCTTCGTGGTTGCGGTCGTCGCGGCACTATCCATCCTCGCCGGGTGGACGCGGGACGACGCGCTCGCCCGTGCGCTGAACGATCTGCCGGCCCGTTTCGAAACGGCGCTGGAACAGGACTGGAGCGCCGCGCTGGAAACGGTCGCCGCGGCGCGCTCGCTCTACACGCTCGGGCGCGGGCCGGGCTTTGCCGTCGCCGGGGAGGCCGCGTTGAAGCTCAAGGAGACGAGCGTCCTGCACGCGGAGGCCTTTTCGGGCGCCGAGGTCCTGCACGGACCGGTTTCACTCGTCGGCGAAGGCTTCCCTGTCCTCGCCTTCCTCGCCGGCGATGCAAGCCGCCCGGGCCTCGTCGAGATCTGCGAGCGCGTCGCGGCATCCGGCGGCACACTCCTCGCCGTCGGCGACGCCGGCCGGGGACTGACCCTGCCGTATGCGCCGACCGGTCACCCGATCACCGAGCCTTTGTCCATGCTGGTGTCCTTCTACGCTTTCGTGGAACAGGTCTCGCAGGCGCGCGGCCAAGACCCCGACAAGCCGCGCGGGCTGAAGAAGGTAACGGAGACCCTATGA
- a CDS encoding SURF1 family protein, producing the protein MEAERPRRVGRPLAFVAFTLLMTVLAVGFVALGVWQVQRLGWKNDLVAAVAERTHAAPVDLAGLDWSALNETDDAYRRVSARGMLGAPVAYTQAVTDHGGGFWVMSPLRLADGRSVLVNRGFVTREGRDAMEAEGPAPEEVTVTGLLRATEPEGGFLRSNDPAAGRWHSRDVAEIASAAGIADVAPMFVDADPVPGATPIGGLTVLTFSNNHLVYALTWFTLAGLSIFGWVLVLRERRKRAGDEGERLARPSSQGSP; encoded by the coding sequence ATGGAAGCCGAAAGGCCCCGGCGCGTCGGGCGACCGCTCGCCTTCGTCGCCTTCACGCTGTTGATGACCGTGCTCGCCGTCGGCTTCGTGGCGCTCGGCGTCTGGCAGGTGCAGCGCCTCGGCTGGAAGAACGACCTCGTCGCCGCCGTTGCCGAACGCACGCATGCGGCGCCCGTCGATCTCGCGGGCCTCGACTGGTCGGCGCTGAACGAAACGGACGATGCCTATCGCCGCGTGAGTGCGAGGGGGATGCTCGGTGCTCCGGTGGCCTACACCCAAGCCGTTACCGATCACGGTGGCGGCTTCTGGGTGATGTCGCCGCTACGTCTGGCGGACGGGCGGAGCGTCCTCGTCAACCGCGGCTTCGTGACGCGTGAGGGGCGGGACGCGATGGAGGCCGAGGGGCCCGCGCCCGAAGAGGTCACGGTCACGGGCCTCCTGCGCGCCACCGAGCCCGAAGGCGGCTTCCTTCGCAGCAACGATCCGGCAGCCGGGCGCTGGCATTCGCGCGACGTGGCCGAGATCGCATCGGCCGCCGGCATCGCCGACGTCGCGCCGATGTTCGTGGATGCCGACCCGGTGCCGGGTGCAACGCCCATCGGCGGGCTCACCGTCCTGACCTTCTCGAACAACCACCTCGTCTACGCTCTGACCTGGTTCACGCTGGCCGGTCTGTCGATCTTCGGCTGGGTGCTGGTCCTGCGCGAGCGCCGCAAGCGCGCCGGCGATGAAGGCGAACGCCTGGCGCGTCCAAGCTCGCAGGGAAGCCCATGA
- a CDS encoding carbohydrate ABC transporter permease — protein sequence MTDRPIARRRWHIAVFLAPALLVYTVVMIVPLFQTLALGLENVRDGATRFVGLDNFRVLFGDPRWSAGFWNAFQNNLVFFAFHMLVQNPIGIALAALLTVPRLRGVALYRTALFLPTILSFVIVGFIWRLLLSPLWGVAPSVLDAVGLRFLFAPWLGQEGSALIAVSLVSVWQFVGIPMILIYAALITIPSEITEAAECDGITGFKQFFKIKLPLILPTIGLVSILTFVANFNAFDIVYVMQGALGGPNGSTDILGTYLYRTFFGFQLQSGDRHMGAAVATAMFLFILVGVSFYLFVIQRRMRRYQM from the coding sequence ATGACCGACAGGCCCATTGCCCGCCGCCGATGGCACATCGCCGTGTTCCTGGCGCCGGCGCTTCTCGTCTACACGGTCGTAATGATCGTGCCGCTGTTCCAGACGCTGGCGCTCGGGCTGGAGAACGTGCGCGACGGCGCGACGCGCTTCGTCGGGCTCGACAATTTCCGCGTTCTGTTCGGCGACCCGCGCTGGTCGGCCGGCTTCTGGAACGCCTTCCAGAACAATCTCGTCTTCTTCGCCTTCCACATGCTGGTGCAGAACCCGATCGGCATTGCGCTGGCGGCCCTTCTCACCGTGCCGCGCCTTCGCGGCGTCGCGCTCTACCGCACGGCGCTCTTTCTGCCGACAATCCTCTCCTTCGTGATCGTCGGCTTCATCTGGCGCCTTCTCCTCTCGCCTCTGTGGGGCGTGGCGCCCAGCGTCCTCGACGCGGTCGGGCTGCGCTTCCTCTTCGCGCCATGGCTCGGCCAGGAGGGATCGGCGCTGATCGCCGTCTCGCTCGTCTCGGTCTGGCAGTTCGTCGGCATCCCGATGATCCTGATCTACGCCGCGCTCATCACCATCCCGAGCGAGATCACGGAAGCGGCCGAGTGCGACGGCATCACCGGCTTCAAGCAGTTCTTCAAGATCAAGCTGCCGCTGATCCTGCCGACGATCGGCCTCGTCTCGATCCTGACCTTCGTGGCCAACTTCAACGCCTTCGACATCGTCTATGTCATGCAGGGCGCGCTCGGCGGCCCGAACGGCTCCACCGACATCCTCGGCACCTATCTCTACCGCACCTTCTTCGGCTTCCAGCTCCAGAGCGGCGACCGGCACATGGGCGCGGCGGTGGCGACGGCGATGTTCCTGTTCATCCTCGTCGGCGTCTCATTCTATCTCTTCGTGATCCAGCGGCGGATGCGCCGCTACCAGATGTGA
- the cyoC gene encoding cytochrome o ubiquinol oxidase subunit III: MSTNVTTASGADAPSFYDLEPHEHAAHGSTHLGFWLYLMSDCLIFASLFAIYGVVGGNYAAGPGPQDLFDLRLVAVSTAALLLSSITYGFAVLDMNEGNQRGTLLWLSLTGLLGAAFMGLTLYEFYHLIHESAVPQRSAFLSAFFVLVGTHALHVFFGIVWLVVLLVQISQRGLVPANRIRVDCLSMFWHFLDVIWIGVFTVVYLMGMLR; encoded by the coding sequence ATGAGCACCAACGTGACCACAGCGTCCGGCGCCGACGCGCCGAGCTTCTATGATCTCGAGCCGCACGAGCACGCCGCCCACGGCTCGACGCATCTCGGCTTCTGGCTCTACCTGATGAGCGACTGTCTCATCTTCGCCTCGCTGTTTGCGATCTACGGCGTGGTGGGCGGCAACTACGCGGCCGGGCCGGGCCCGCAGGACCTGTTCGACCTCAGGCTCGTGGCGGTCTCGACGGCCGCGCTCCTCCTTTCGTCGATCACCTACGGCTTCGCCGTCCTCGACATGAACGAGGGCAACCAGCGCGGCACGCTCCTGTGGCTCTCGCTGACCGGCCTTCTCGGCGCGGCCTTCATGGGGCTGACGCTCTACGAGTTCTACCACCTCATCCACGAGAGCGCCGTGCCGCAGCGATCGGCGTTCCTGTCGGCTTTCTTCGTGCTGGTGGGAACGCACGCGCTGCACGTCTTCTTCGGCATCGTCTGGCTGGTCGTGCTCCTCGTCCAGATCAGCCAGCGCGGGCTCGTGCCGGCCAACCGGATCCGCGTGGATTGCCTGTCGATGTTCTGGCACTTCCTCGACGTCATCTGGATCGGCGTCTTCACCGTCGTCTATCTCATGGGAATGCTGCGATGA
- a CDS encoding GntR family transcriptional regulator translates to MSHPFRFDTLPISEGPLYRRLQALIREAVGDGRLRPAEALPSERDLATDLNVSRVTVRKALEGLVAEGVVEQRHGSGTFVADRGPRLEQGLSHLTSFSEDMRIRGRRTTSDWLLRGLDRVQTAEAMALAVSPGTFVSRFHRRRRADGVPLAVERACVPASILPDPAVVEDSLYAAMEAAGRRPVRALQHLSAENVGEADAELLGVAPGTAALAILRVSFDADGRPVERTHSFYRGDAYDFVAELTLSQGHRSR, encoded by the coding sequence ATGAGCCACCCCTTCCGCTTCGACACACTGCCGATCAGCGAGGGGCCTCTCTATCGCCGCCTCCAGGCGCTGATTCGCGAGGCGGTGGGCGACGGGCGGCTGCGCCCGGCCGAGGCTCTGCCGTCCGAGCGGGACCTCGCGACCGACCTCAACGTCTCGCGCGTCACTGTGCGCAAGGCGCTCGAAGGGCTGGTCGCGGAAGGCGTCGTCGAGCAGCGGCACGGTTCGGGCACCTTCGTCGCCGATCGCGGGCCGCGTCTCGAGCAGGGCCTCTCGCACCTTACCTCCTTCAGCGAAGACATGCGCATCAGAGGCCGCAGAACCACCTCGGACTGGCTCCTGCGTGGCCTCGACCGCGTCCAGACCGCCGAGGCGATGGCGCTCGCGGTCTCGCCGGGCACCTTCGTCTCCCGCTTCCATCGCCGGCGCCGCGCAGACGGCGTGCCGCTGGCGGTGGAGCGCGCATGTGTGCCGGCCTCCATCCTGCCGGACCCGGCCGTAGTCGAGGATTCGCTCTATGCCGCGATGGAGGCGGCGGGCCGGCGCCCGGTGCGCGCGCTCCAGCATCTCTCCGCCGAGAATGTCGGCGAAGCCGACGCCGAACTCCTCGGCGTCGCGCCCGGCACGGCGGCGCTCGCGATCCTGCGCGTCTCCTTCGACGCGGACGGCCGGCCTGTGGAGCGCACGCATTCCTTCTATCGCGGCGACGCCTACGACTTCGTCGCCGAACTCACCTTGTCGCAGGGGCACCGCAGCCGATGA
- a CDS encoding SCO family protein has product MTQRRTILIAVAALCFAAAGTTLAVLWSGALSGTQAAGLGAGDYRLETTDGGTFTEGRLKGRPTAVFFGFTHCPDVCPTTMAEMVSWYEALGPAGDDLQSFFVTVDPERDTLDMLRQYVEWTGHVVGVSGSVEEAEKARAAFNVFAAKVPTEDGNYTMDHTASVFLMDRDGTFAGTIPYSEDPDIAVAELRELVAG; this is encoded by the coding sequence ATGACCCAGCGCAGAACCATCCTGATCGCGGTTGCCGCCCTCTGCTTTGCGGCGGCCGGTACCACGCTCGCCGTCCTCTGGTCGGGTGCCCTTTCCGGCACGCAGGCGGCTGGCCTCGGCGCCGGGGATTACCGGCTGGAGACGACCGATGGCGGTACGTTCACTGAAGGTAGGCTGAAGGGCCGGCCGACGGCGGTGTTCTTCGGCTTCACCCACTGCCCGGACGTCTGCCCGACGACGATGGCCGAGATGGTGAGCTGGTACGAGGCACTCGGGCCGGCCGGAGACGACCTCCAGAGCTTCTTCGTGACGGTCGACCCCGAGCGCGACACGCTCGACATGCTGCGCCAGTACGTCGAATGGACGGGCCATGTCGTCGGTGTCTCCGGCAGCGTGGAAGAAGCCGAGAAGGCGCGTGCGGCCTTCAACGTCTTCGCCGCCAAGGTGCCGACCGAGGACGGCAACTACACGATGGATCACACGGCTTCGGTTTTCCTGATGGACCGCGACGGCACCTTCGCCGGCACGATTCCCTACAGCGAGGACCCGGACATCGCGGTCGCGGAACTGCGCGAGCTCGTCGCCGGCTGA
- a CDS encoding N-acetylmuramic acid 6-phosphate etherase, producing MAASLRPTEQLHPMSAGLDAQASARVVSILLAGQVEAAKAVEDALPALAAAVELVGDRLAAGGRLVYLAAGSPALMALADALEIPQTYGEDPKRFLTILAGGPDLVRDFAGGPEDDGEAAREDVARAGIGPSDCVVAISASGSTPYVVAGLRAAHERGAATVAIANNPGAPLFAEADIAVLLDTGPEIVGGSTRMGAGTAQKIALNIISTALAVARGHVHDGHMVALRADNAKLRERARRIVEDLAGVDAQEASRALEAAGGEVKPAVLVAAGKGSAEEARALLAAHDGYLRRALSSHDG from the coding sequence ATGGCCGCGTCACTGCGCCCCACGGAACAGCTGCACCCGATGTCCGCCGGGCTCGATGCCCAGGCGTCGGCCCGCGTCGTGTCGATCCTCCTTGCGGGGCAGGTTGAGGCGGCGAAGGCCGTGGAGGATGCGTTGCCGGCGCTCGCGGCTGCCGTGGAACTCGTCGGCGACCGGCTCGCGGCCGGCGGACGCCTCGTCTATCTGGCCGCCGGTAGCCCCGCGCTGATGGCGCTCGCCGACGCTCTGGAAATCCCGCAGACCTATGGCGAGGATCCGAAGCGCTTCCTGACGATCCTCGCCGGTGGGCCGGATCTCGTCCGAGATTTCGCCGGCGGCCCGGAAGATGACGGGGAGGCTGCCCGCGAGGACGTCGCGCGTGCCGGCATCGGCCCGTCGGATTGTGTCGTCGCGATCTCGGCGTCCGGCTCCACGCCTTACGTTGTCGCGGGGCTGCGCGCGGCGCACGAGCGTGGCGCCGCGACCGTCGCCATCGCGAACAATCCCGGCGCACCGCTCTTCGCAGAAGCCGACATCGCCGTCCTTCTCGACACCGGGCCGGAGATCGTCGGCGGCTCGACGCGCATGGGCGCGGGCACGGCGCAGAAGATCGCGCTCAACATCATCTCGACGGCACTCGCGGTTGCGCGCGGCCATGTCCATGACGGGCACATGGTCGCGCTGCGCGCCGACAACGCCAAGCTGCGCGAGCGGGCGCGGCGCATCGTGGAGGATCTGGCCGGCGTCGACGCGCAGGAAGCTTCCCGCGCGCTGGAGGCGGCTGGCGGAGAGGTGAAGCCGGCGGTGCTGGTCGCCGCCGGCAAGGGCTCGGCGGAGGAGGCGCGCGCGCTCCTCGCGGCCCATGACGGATATCTGCGGCGCGCGCTTTCGAGCCACGACGGATAG